The proteins below are encoded in one region of Akkermansiaceae bacterium:
- a CDS encoding glycoside hydrolase N-terminal domain-containing protein, with translation MKNILYLLLACLTSTLALAGNATSLWFKKPAKTWTDGLPLGNGRIGMIPFGETDKETIVFNEDSMWSGWFEPKNDREGSYETLKKLRKLIKEDAPQSEIKKVAMEFCSLHGYGKPDFGAYQSFCNANIDIGHDLNNVSEYRRSLDLNTAVSHVSYLHQGTHYQREYFCSYPDQVSVMRFTADKKGSINLTFGLSSLHKKSQVTVEGNTLVVTGEIDTGTPGKTGMKFEARYQFHPQGGKVTAVNDASALRIEGANALTVIMTGATNYRLSMEARYLGSSPKSKNTKTLSDIKGKPYPAIKKDHVADHQNLYQRVTLQIDGNDRSKLPTDERRKAYAKDKNDPGLENLVFQYGRYLMIACSRPGSMPANLQGLWNISNTPPWNGDYHLNINMQMNYWPTDQCNLSECFEPVIRWTRDLQKNGEKSAKVHYNARGWVAHHSANVWGYTPPGPNRGIHMLEAESAAFLCQNIWDHYAYTQDQTYLKEVAWPILKGAAEFWVDSLQTSKEGHLVASPSFSPEWGPLSDGAYYQTMIIWELFTNCIEATDILGTDQALATRLKELRSKLQPLKIGKYGQLHEWRQDKYEEGINKKQHRHMSHLWAVYPGRQIIKGRDQKLTAAAEQSMNYRGDGATGWSMGWKVNIWARFHDGNRAHKLINNFISSRVYDNLWCAHPPFQIDGNFGYTAGVAEMLVQSHGVKILLLPALPDRWKTGSVKGLKARGNITVNMDWENGKLKSAELLSQHDQSVDVVIEGKTKTIKLTAGRAVSPLP, from the coding sequence ATGAAGAATATACTCTATCTACTCCTCGCCTGCCTAACAAGCACCCTCGCCCTTGCCGGGAACGCCACATCCCTTTGGTTCAAAAAGCCAGCCAAGACCTGGACGGATGGTCTGCCGCTTGGTAATGGCCGGATCGGCATGATCCCCTTCGGCGAAACTGACAAGGAAACCATCGTCTTCAATGAAGACAGCATGTGGAGCGGCTGGTTCGAACCGAAGAACGACCGAGAAGGCTCCTATGAGACACTCAAAAAACTTCGCAAGCTCATCAAGGAAGATGCACCTCAGTCGGAGATCAAAAAAGTCGCCATGGAATTCTGTAGCCTCCATGGCTACGGAAAACCCGACTTCGGAGCCTACCAATCGTTTTGTAATGCCAACATCGACATCGGCCACGACCTCAACAATGTCAGCGAATACCGTCGTAGCCTCGATCTCAACACGGCTGTTTCCCACGTCAGCTACCTCCACCAGGGCACGCACTACCAGCGTGAATACTTCTGTTCTTATCCTGACCAGGTTTCCGTAATGCGCTTTACTGCCGATAAAAAAGGATCGATCAACCTGACCTTCGGACTTTCATCCCTGCATAAAAAAAGCCAAGTGACCGTCGAGGGGAATACCCTGGTTGTTACAGGCGAAATCGATACCGGCACGCCCGGCAAGACAGGCATGAAATTCGAAGCCCGCTACCAGTTTCACCCCCAAGGCGGCAAGGTCACCGCTGTGAACGATGCCTCTGCCTTGAGAATCGAAGGCGCCAATGCACTCACCGTCATCATGACCGGCGCTACCAACTACCGACTATCCATGGAAGCCCGGTATCTAGGCTCATCACCGAAGAGCAAAAACACAAAAACACTATCCGACATCAAAGGAAAACCCTACCCCGCCATCAAAAAAGATCACGTTGCCGACCACCAGAATCTCTACCAGCGCGTTACCCTGCAAATCGACGGCAACGACCGATCCAAGCTCCCCACCGATGAGAGACGCAAGGCCTACGCCAAAGATAAAAACGACCCCGGCCTTGAAAATCTCGTATTCCAATACGGTCGCTACCTGATGATAGCGTGCTCCCGACCCGGCTCAATGCCAGCCAATCTGCAAGGGCTCTGGAACATCTCCAACACCCCCCCATGGAATGGCGACTACCATCTGAATATCAACATGCAGATGAACTACTGGCCTACCGACCAGTGCAATCTATCAGAATGCTTTGAACCTGTCATCCGCTGGACGCGTGATCTACAGAAAAACGGAGAGAAATCCGCGAAAGTTCATTACAACGCCCGCGGCTGGGTGGCCCACCATTCAGCCAACGTCTGGGGATACACACCTCCGGGGCCTAACCGTGGCATCCACATGTTGGAGGCCGAAAGCGCCGCCTTCCTTTGCCAGAATATCTGGGACCACTACGCATACACCCAGGACCAAACATACCTCAAGGAAGTCGCCTGGCCGATCCTCAAGGGCGCCGCCGAATTCTGGGTCGATAGCCTCCAGACGAGCAAGGAGGGCCACCTCGTTGCCTCACCCAGTTTTTCCCCGGAATGGGGGCCTCTCTCCGATGGTGCCTATTACCAGACCATGATCATCTGGGAGCTGTTCACCAATTGCATTGAAGCAACCGACATTCTCGGCACCGACCAAGCATTGGCAACCAGGCTCAAAGAACTGAGAAGCAAACTCCAGCCACTCAAAATCGGAAAATACGGCCAGCTCCATGAGTGGCGACAGGATAAGTATGAAGAAGGCATCAACAAAAAACAGCACCGCCACATGTCCCATCTCTGGGCCGTCTACCCAGGTCGCCAGATCATCAAAGGACGCGACCAAAAACTAACAGCCGCTGCCGAACAATCGATGAACTACCGGGGCGACGGCGCCACCGGCTGGAGCATGGGCTGGAAAGTCAACATCTGGGCACGTTTCCACGATGGCAACAGGGCGCACAAGCTGATCAACAACTTTATCAGCAGTCGGGTCTACGACAACCTCTGGTGCGCCCATCCACCGTTTCAGATTGATGGTAACTTTGGTTACACCGCTGGCGTGGCCGAAATGCTTGTGCAAAGCCACGGCGTCAAAATCCTGCTCCTGCCCGCCCTGCCAGACCGCTGGAAGACAGGCTCCGTCAAAGGCCTCAAAGCGAGGGGGAATATCACCGTCAATATGGATTGGGAAAACGGAAAACTCAAAAGCGCGGAACTTCTTTCACAGCACGATCAATCGGTGGATGTCGTCATCGAAGGCAAGACAAAAACCATCAAGCTCACAGCCGGCCGCGCCGTATCGCCTCTTCCATAA
- a CDS encoding efflux transporter outer membrane subunit, which translates to MKTIQLTSITLCVLLSACKPVGPDYQGPPKVGHAAKFRGGGSRPVSLDKWWRKLGSSELNRLVDQALENNHDIAIAGQRIREARALRKQAASAILPRADASTSYTHTSLSSMPGLDSFGTMAGAGFLDSSLKYWSAGIDVSWEIDVFGGGKRKIRGAKAREQAAQEALHATRLAIAAEVTETYFTIAGMREQLAKVNAQVKLQQSQTNDTKQRLAAGASSRLDFDRARARLAMIQANIPPLEAGIVTQLRRLSLLLGIQPGALDGRRVAARSLPASLPMVRTGLPADLILRRPDVRIAERELAAATEDIGVAVSSFYPRFSIGGGPANVSSSSGNLFNPSDFFWQYSPQVRWSPFTAGSNKAALEAANARQKAAMLRYQKSSLAAIGEVESSLANLHSETRKLAIVQRARAATASAVKRIQSNYEAGATDRIDVLVEEERLREVEITEIRVKSQMMQLWIRLHKSLGGGWN; encoded by the coding sequence ATGAAAACAATCCAACTCACGTCCATTACCCTGTGTGTATTACTCAGCGCCTGCAAACCGGTGGGGCCCGACTACCAAGGCCCACCCAAGGTCGGGCATGCCGCGAAGTTCAGGGGCGGCGGCAGCAGACCTGTTAGTCTTGACAAATGGTGGCGCAAGCTCGGCAGCTCCGAGCTGAACCGCCTGGTCGACCAAGCCTTGGAAAACAATCACGACATCGCCATCGCCGGGCAGCGCATACGTGAAGCCCGGGCACTCCGAAAACAGGCAGCCAGTGCCATCCTGCCGCGGGCTGATGCCAGCACCTCATACACACATACCAGCCTGTCCAGTATGCCCGGCCTCGATTCCTTCGGTACCATGGCCGGAGCTGGCTTTCTGGACAGCTCACTGAAATACTGGAGTGCCGGTATTGATGTCAGCTGGGAAATCGATGTCTTTGGCGGAGGTAAAAGAAAAATCCGTGGCGCCAAGGCGCGGGAGCAAGCCGCCCAGGAAGCTCTGCATGCCACCCGACTCGCTATCGCCGCCGAGGTCACTGAAACCTATTTCACCATCGCAGGAATGCGTGAGCAGCTCGCCAAGGTGAATGCACAGGTCAAACTCCAGCAATCGCAAACCAATGACACCAAACAACGCCTTGCCGCCGGTGCCAGTAGTCGATTGGACTTCGACCGCGCACGCGCACGGCTCGCGATGATCCAAGCAAACATCCCACCTCTCGAAGCCGGCATCGTTACCCAACTCCGACGCCTCTCGCTTCTGTTAGGTATCCAACCCGGTGCCCTGGACGGGCGTCGCGTCGCCGCCCGGTCCCTGCCTGCCTCGCTACCCATGGTGCGCACGGGACTTCCCGCCGACTTGATTCTGCGCCGACCCGATGTGCGCATCGCAGAACGTGAGCTGGCAGCCGCAACCGAGGACATAGGTGTGGCGGTATCCAGTTTTTATCCCAGATTTTCCATCGGCGGCGGTCCGGCCAATGTCAGCAGCTCGTCCGGCAATCTATTTAACCCCTCCGACTTTTTCTGGCAATACAGTCCGCAAGTACGGTGGTCACCATTTACAGCCGGCTCGAACAAAGCGGCTCTCGAAGCTGCCAATGCCCGGCAAAAAGCCGCCATGCTGCGCTATCAGAAATCATCGCTCGCCGCAATTGGCGAAGTGGAATCCAGCCTGGCCAACCTCCACTCAGAAACACGCAAACTCGCCATCGTGCAACGTGCCCGGGCCGCCACCGCGTCAGCTGTCAAACGCATTCAAAGCAACTATGAGGCAGGCGCTACCGATCGCATCGATGTACTCGTCGAAGAAGAGCGCTTGCGCGAGGTCGAAATCACCGAGATCAGGGTAAAAAGCCAGATGATGCAACTCTGGATACGCCTCCATAAAAGTCTCGGTGGTGGGTGGAATTAG
- a CDS encoding HlyD family efflux transporter periplasmic adaptor subunit — MNSSPKNNSTSTRLRSLMRSLKWLVPLAIVVGLVSLAFMPKAIEVDLGTVGQGAMTVTIDDDGETRVRDRYTISTPLTGQLQRISLNPGDIINKGDVLAIINPVAPGLLDPRARRQAVAQVNAAKAGIDSATTQWEARKMEAAQLEKSYLRNQSLHNNGSVSDATYEQIESAYLAAKHAREAARSAVAIAEFELKLAEAALLHFDETNNNDDDATFIIHSPVDGQVLRVHEKSSRSLQPGIPLLEIGNPRELEIRIDVLSQDAVSILPGQQIIIRHWGGTPALHGRVRLVEPSAFTKVSALGVDEQRVNVIADFEKPDTIPDSIGDGYRVEAGIIIWESKDALKLPAGALFRHGKNWAVYKIEGRRARLTTVEIGRNNGDSAEVLTGLDAGDQVILHPSDRIEDGTLIKPRS, encoded by the coding sequence ATGAATTCCTCCCCAAAAAACAACTCCACCAGCACCAGGCTACGAAGCCTGATGCGTTCACTCAAATGGCTGGTTCCATTGGCGATTGTTGTCGGGCTGGTATCCCTGGCATTTATGCCAAAAGCCATTGAGGTCGACCTTGGTACCGTCGGACAAGGTGCCATGACCGTAACGATCGACGACGACGGAGAAACGCGCGTCCGCGATCGATACACCATCTCGACGCCGCTGACGGGACAGCTCCAGCGCATCTCCCTGAACCCCGGAGACATCATCAATAAGGGGGATGTGCTCGCCATCATCAACCCGGTTGCCCCGGGGCTGCTGGACCCGCGTGCGCGACGGCAGGCCGTGGCGCAAGTCAACGCCGCCAAAGCGGGTATCGACAGCGCCACAACGCAGTGGGAAGCCCGCAAGATGGAGGCTGCCCAGTTGGAAAAATCCTACTTGCGCAACCAATCCCTCCATAACAACGGCAGCGTCTCCGATGCGACCTATGAGCAAATCGAAAGCGCCTACCTCGCCGCGAAACACGCACGTGAAGCCGCCAGGTCAGCGGTAGCCATCGCAGAATTCGAGCTCAAGCTCGCCGAGGCGGCACTGCTTCATTTTGACGAGACTAACAACAATGACGACGACGCTACTTTTATCATCCACTCCCCCGTTGATGGCCAAGTGCTGCGGGTTCATGAAAAAAGCAGCCGCAGTCTGCAACCGGGGATTCCCCTGCTGGAAATCGGCAACCCCAGGGAGTTGGAGATACGGATTGATGTGCTCTCCCAGGATGCTGTCAGTATCCTGCCCGGGCAGCAAATCATCATCCGGCATTGGGGCGGCACCCCCGCCCTCCACGGCCGCGTTCGTCTGGTAGAACCCTCGGCTTTCACCAAGGTCTCGGCTCTTGGCGTCGATGAACAACGGGTCAATGTCATCGCTGATTTTGAAAAACCCGACACCATCCCTGACTCGATAGGTGACGGCTATCGCGTTGAGGCGGGTATCATCATTTGGGAAAGCAAGGATGCCCTGAAGCTTCCCGCAGGGGCTTTGTTTCGCCACGGCAAGAACTGGGCGGTTTATAAAATCGAGGGGCGGCGCGCCCGACTCACCACCGTCGAAATTGGCCGGAACAATGGTGATTCCGCCGAAGTCCTTACCGGCCTCGATGCCGGTGACCAGGTGATTCTGCATCCAAGCGACCGCATCGAAGACGGCACCCTCATCAAACCAAGATCATGA
- a CDS encoding FtsX-like permease family protein — MKALNRKLLRDLSSMKGQALAISSVVACGIAVFVMSMTTLRSLSEAKERYYADNRFAEIFTALVRAPTHIAERAALIDGVAAVDHRVIDAITLDMPGMSEPASGQAVSLPVRPNSGLNQIHLLSGRRPEATRAGEVVISEPFADAHMIRLGQELSATIRGRRQHLTVVGIALSPEYLIQVQPGSMFPDDKRFGIFWMSRRQLAAVADMEGAFNHLSLTISKGANENEVIRELDFLLKPYGGTGAITRHNHQSARFIEDELKGLKTMGMIPPMIFLSVAAFLLNISLRRILAMQREQVAALKAFGYTHFEIGWHYTKLTSVIVLLGSVVGCLFGTWMSSGMISMYKAIYRFPVIEVSPGLNVYLGALAMALAAGFLGVVGGVRATIKLPPAEAMRPAPPASYKPSLLERIGLRSLLSQPARMVVREIGRHPVKSMLTSLGIAFSCAILIVGNFGKDSIDYLIDLQYGTAERDDARVQFVDAMPARAITELEHVAGVIKAEPFRMVAARLRHGQRTKQLGITGIAEGQDLFRLLDQDKQVIPVHGGGVIISTILAKILQLKVGDWVQVEVLEGERPIRRVRVSGLVADFTGTAAYMSLTSLNRLLGEGRAVSGAYLILDERHEDEVFTTLKDKPGVAGISLKKVTIKSFMDTFAENLLRMRLFNIFFASVIAIGVVYSSARIAFSERSRDLATLRVIGLTRGEVSAILLGELAVITLLAIPVGLFIGYGLCLLMAKAMETELYRMPFVIHPSTYGFSAIVILCASAVSGLIVRRKIDQLDMVTALKTSE; from the coding sequence ATGAAAGCACTCAATAGAAAACTGCTTCGCGACCTTTCCTCGATGAAAGGCCAGGCCTTGGCGATCAGCTCGGTGGTAGCCTGCGGGATCGCTGTTTTTGTGATGTCGATGACCACACTCAGATCGCTTTCCGAGGCCAAGGAGCGCTATTACGCCGACAACCGCTTTGCAGAGATTTTCACGGCACTCGTCCGGGCCCCCACGCACATCGCGGAGCGGGCGGCGCTGATCGATGGCGTCGCCGCAGTTGATCATCGGGTCATTGATGCCATCACTCTCGATATGCCGGGTATGTCCGAGCCTGCCAGTGGTCAGGCCGTGTCGCTCCCGGTCCGCCCCAACTCCGGACTAAACCAGATTCATCTTCTATCAGGACGTCGCCCAGAAGCCACACGCGCGGGCGAGGTCGTCATCAGCGAGCCCTTTGCCGATGCCCACATGATCAGGCTGGGGCAAGAACTCTCCGCCACGATCCGTGGTCGCCGACAACACCTAACAGTGGTCGGCATCGCCCTGTCGCCGGAGTATCTGATCCAGGTGCAACCCGGCAGCATGTTTCCAGACGACAAACGCTTCGGCATTTTCTGGATGAGCCGGCGGCAGCTCGCGGCGGTCGCCGATATGGAAGGTGCCTTCAACCATTTATCTCTAACCATTTCCAAAGGAGCCAATGAAAACGAGGTCATCAGGGAGCTGGACTTCCTGCTCAAACCCTACGGAGGGACGGGGGCGATCACGCGACACAACCATCAATCGGCCCGCTTCATCGAGGACGAACTCAAAGGGCTCAAGACCATGGGCATGATCCCGCCGATGATTTTCCTCTCCGTGGCGGCCTTCCTGCTCAACATCTCGCTACGCCGGATCCTTGCCATGCAGCGTGAGCAAGTGGCGGCGTTGAAGGCGTTTGGCTACACCCATTTTGAAATCGGCTGGCACTACACCAAACTCACCTCGGTGATCGTGTTGCTGGGCTCTGTCGTCGGTTGCCTCTTTGGCACATGGATGTCCAGCGGTATGATCTCGATGTATAAAGCCATCTACCGCTTTCCTGTCATCGAAGTATCTCCCGGACTCAATGTCTACCTGGGAGCGCTCGCCATGGCTCTCGCAGCGGGATTCCTTGGCGTTGTAGGAGGAGTGCGTGCCACGATCAAACTCCCCCCTGCTGAAGCCATGCGCCCAGCACCTCCGGCAAGCTACAAGCCTTCATTGTTAGAACGTATCGGCCTCCGCTCTTTGCTCTCTCAACCCGCCCGTATGGTGGTTCGGGAAATAGGTCGCCACCCGGTGAAGTCGATGTTGACCTCACTCGGCATCGCTTTTTCGTGCGCCATCCTGATTGTGGGAAATTTTGGCAAGGACTCGATCGATTACCTGATCGATCTCCAATACGGCACCGCCGAGCGCGATGATGCCCGGGTCCAGTTTGTCGATGCCATGCCCGCACGTGCAATCACTGAGCTGGAGCATGTGGCTGGTGTCATCAAGGCCGAGCCATTCCGCATGGTGGCGGCACGATTACGCCATGGACAACGAACCAAACAGCTCGGCATCACGGGCATTGCCGAGGGGCAGGACTTGTTCCGTCTGCTCGATCAAGACAAGCAGGTCATCCCGGTGCACGGAGGCGGAGTCATCATCTCAACAATACTGGCAAAAATCCTCCAACTCAAGGTCGGCGACTGGGTGCAAGTGGAGGTTCTCGAGGGAGAGCGTCCGATACGCCGGGTCCGCGTCTCCGGTTTGGTGGCGGATTTCACCGGCACCGCGGCCTACATGAGCCTAACATCTCTCAACCGACTGCTCGGAGAGGGCAGGGCGGTATCCGGCGCCTATCTTATTCTGGACGAACGCCACGAAGACGAGGTATTTACTACCCTCAAAGACAAACCTGGTGTCGCTGGCATCTCGTTGAAAAAAGTCACCATCAAGAGCTTTATGGACACCTTTGCTGAAAACCTCCTGCGCATGAGGCTATTCAACATCTTTTTCGCATCCGTCATTGCCATCGGCGTGGTTTACAGCAGTGCCAGGATCGCATTTTCAGAACGAAGCCGTGACCTGGCGACCTTGCGGGTGATCGGACTAACAAGAGGTGAAGTATCAGCCATCCTGCTGGGCGAACTTGCCGTCATCACCCTGTTGGCCATTCCTGTGGGGCTTTTCATTGGCTATGGCTTGTGCCTGCTCATGGCCAAGGCCATGGAAACCGAGCTCTACCGCATGCCCTTTGTCATCCACCCCTCGACCTACGGATTCTCCGCCATTGTCATCCTCTGTGCCTCCGCCGTTTCAGGTCTGATCGTCCGGCGTAAAATAGACCAGCTCGATATGGTCACAGCCCTCAAAACTAGCGAATGA
- a CDS encoding ABC transporter ATP-binding protein yields the protein MPTKSSNPVPSTIANTVAQRDVVFEVEGITKVYHQGEVEVHALRGIDLQLFSGEFLVLLGHSGSGKSTLLNIMGGLDTPTEGSVHYCGKNITRFDERDLTYYRREHVGFVFQFYNLIPSLTASENVALVTDVAGDPMDVADALELVGLGHRLNHFPAQMSGGEQQRVAIARAIAKKPNVLLCDEPTGALDVKTGVAVLEAIDNVNRTLGTTTAIITHNAVIAGMAHRVVSLADGRIVHTENNGHRVPASDLNW from the coding sequence ATGCCCACAAAATCGTCCAACCCCGTACCGAGTACCATTGCAAATACCGTCGCCCAACGCGATGTCGTGTTTGAGGTCGAGGGCATTACCAAAGTCTATCATCAGGGTGAGGTGGAGGTTCACGCACTGCGTGGCATCGACCTGCAACTGTTTTCGGGCGAGTTTCTTGTGCTGTTAGGACACTCGGGAAGCGGCAAATCAACCCTGCTCAACATCATGGGAGGACTGGACACCCCCACCGAGGGCAGCGTCCACTACTGCGGCAAAAACATCACCCGTTTTGACGAACGGGACCTCACCTACTATCGGCGCGAGCATGTGGGTTTTGTTTTCCAGTTCTACAACCTCATCCCCAGCTTGACGGCGAGTGAAAATGTCGCGCTGGTCACGGATGTCGCCGGGGACCCGATGGATGTCGCCGATGCCTTGGAACTGGTGGGACTGGGGCACCGGCTCAATCATTTTCCTGCCCAGATGTCCGGGGGGGAGCAGCAGCGCGTTGCCATTGCCAGGGCGATCGCCAAAAAACCCAATGTCCTGCTCTGCGATGAACCGACAGGTGCCCTGGATGTCAAAACGGGTGTAGCCGTTCTCGAAGCCATCGATAACGTCAACCGCACACTCGGAACGACCACCGCCATCATCACCCACAATGCCGTGATTGCCGGGATGGCCCATCGCGTCGTCTCTCTAGCAGACGGCCGCATTGTGCACACTGAAAACAACGGTCATCGTGTACCCGCATCCGACCTGAACTGGTAA
- a CDS encoding GNAT family N-acetyltransferase has protein sequence MKPLTSEAWKQIVRPGSRVFIGSGASVPFAVVDSMLNASEDFRDVELTHIHTIGEMPWVAKKYDGSLRTNTFFLTPAIQQAVAAGRADYTPCPLSDVPTMFGSHLLPVDVALIQVSPPDSDGDVSLGVSVDVVKAAVKVARCVVAQINPAMPRTGGAARLSAKKIHYYLEAGQALPTLIWDKARAAQLKAAEYAAQLVEDGSTIQAGLGNTPQVVLAALKKHKHLGIHTGLFSDAMMALIECGAVDNSMKKYHAGKVVCSNVLGTKKLYDFVDGNDMLEMQSSDWVGDVARIQKNHRMVAIHGAYEVDLTGQVVRDSRGHRFYGGMGSTQDFIRGAGHSKKGKPLIVLTSMSDDGKHSRIVSGFKPGSGVNTGRGDVHYVVTEYGIARLRGRSIRERVLNMVEVAHPDQREGLLEDAHKWGWIPKFYNVTPTGITDASAEVESRRVTFKNRGFIFRPLHPSDTRALQEFFYSHTEETVNMRYGHAKDRLNNESAYKMTSVDQTSDIALALFAEHDYRQEICAVGRFYRDPSGDSAEVAFIVGEKVRRLGMSRFLLAELAAVAQKRGIKTFWASVLKRNKPMAALFLKYGAEKDSCLGEDSDEYTMDVKRLIKAL, from the coding sequence GTGAAACCGTTGACATCAGAGGCTTGGAAACAAATTGTCCGACCTGGAAGCCGGGTCTTTATCGGCAGTGGAGCATCCGTGCCGTTTGCGGTGGTCGATTCCATGCTCAATGCATCGGAGGATTTTCGCGATGTCGAGTTAACCCACATCCATACCATCGGTGAAATGCCATGGGTGGCTAAAAAATACGACGGCTCGCTACGGACCAACACTTTTTTCCTGACCCCGGCGATCCAACAAGCGGTGGCAGCTGGGCGGGCTGACTACACCCCCTGTCCCTTGTCGGATGTCCCCACCATGTTTGGGAGCCATCTCCTGCCGGTGGATGTGGCATTGATCCAAGTCAGTCCGCCGGATAGCGATGGTGATGTATCGCTCGGTGTATCCGTGGACGTGGTGAAAGCGGCGGTCAAGGTAGCCCGATGTGTCGTTGCCCAGATCAACCCCGCCATGCCGCGGACCGGTGGTGCAGCGAGATTGTCCGCGAAGAAAATCCACTACTATCTCGAAGCCGGGCAGGCGCTGCCGACCTTGATATGGGACAAAGCACGGGCAGCCCAACTCAAGGCGGCGGAGTACGCCGCCCAGCTTGTCGAGGACGGGTCCACCATCCAGGCCGGGCTAGGCAACACCCCGCAGGTGGTTCTTGCCGCACTGAAAAAACACAAACACCTGGGCATCCACACCGGTTTGTTCAGCGATGCGATGATGGCACTCATCGAGTGTGGTGCAGTGGACAACTCGATGAAAAAATACCACGCTGGCAAAGTGGTGTGTTCCAATGTGTTAGGAACGAAAAAACTCTACGATTTTGTCGATGGCAACGACATGCTGGAAATGCAGAGCTCCGACTGGGTGGGCGACGTCGCCCGTATCCAGAAGAACCATCGCATGGTTGCCATCCACGGTGCCTACGAGGTGGATTTGACTGGGCAGGTGGTGCGCGACTCCCGGGGGCATCGTTTCTACGGAGGCATGGGCAGCACCCAGGATTTCATCCGCGGTGCCGGGCACAGCAAAAAAGGCAAGCCCCTCATAGTCCTGACCTCGATGTCAGATGATGGTAAACACTCCCGCATTGTATCAGGGTTCAAACCGGGCAGTGGTGTCAACACAGGCCGGGGGGACGTCCATTACGTGGTCACTGAATATGGTATTGCCCGTTTGCGCGGCCGGAGTATCCGCGAGCGAGTGCTTAACATGGTCGAGGTGGCCCATCCGGACCAGCGGGAGGGATTATTGGAGGATGCCCACAAGTGGGGGTGGATTCCCAAGTTTTATAACGTCACCCCCACCGGGATCACGGATGCCAGCGCCGAAGTGGAATCACGCCGGGTGACGTTCAAGAACAGGGGTTTTATATTCCGACCTCTCCACCCGAGCGATACCCGGGCCTTGCAGGAGTTTTTCTACTCGCATACCGAGGAAACCGTGAACATGCGCTACGGCCACGCCAAAGACAGGTTGAACAATGAGTCGGCCTACAAGATGACCTCGGTGGACCAAACCTCGGACATCGCTTTGGCCCTCTTCGCCGAACACGATTACCGGCAGGAAATCTGCGCGGTGGGACGTTTTTACCGCGACCCCTCGGGCGACTCCGCGGAGGTGGCCTTTATTGTCGGGGAAAAGGTCCGCCGACTCGGCATGTCCCGTTTCCTGTTAGCCGAACTCGCCGCCGTGGCACAGAAACGGGGCATCAAAACCTTCTGGGCGTCGGTCCTGAAACGCAACAAGCCAATGGCCGCCCTGTTTCTGAAATATGGTGCGGAAAAAGACTCCTGCCTCGGCGAGGATAGCGACGAATACACCATGGATGTAAAGAGGCTGATCAAGGCGCTGTAA
- a CDS encoding PEP-CTERM sorting domain-containing protein — translation MKKPPRATHIAVLLSTVQLSWLTAVAALALAWSPNAHGQAVKLDFTNVTTAADGYDSEYGHGPSHSSSVIYFTNVATVGGTSIDMRATATILDKNYAFEGHFANYSQSSSQLSGDLGSKYTANALGIGRLQYELDFYVGGGTFTTPYAISEFDLLVYDVDGEERYSKVEQSESLSAYTPDGLYCYRLADNINSVKASPISDGIRFDGPGYNLSSTDTTAAVLLTYKNSSHVKLVFESNTFSGTVPNPVFQAIDGDSSMLKGDYSSFDTPVIVPEPSAAALLAVTGLFTLGRRRRV, via the coding sequence ATGAAAAAGCCCCCACGAGCCACCCATATCGCAGTTCTCCTCAGTACTGTGCAGCTTTCATGGCTAACAGCTGTCGCTGCTCTTGCACTTGCCTGGTCGCCCAACGCACATGGCCAGGCCGTCAAGCTCGACTTCACCAATGTGACAACGGCAGCGGATGGTTACGACTCGGAGTATGGTCACGGCCCATCCCACAGCAGCTCGGTCATCTATTTTACAAACGTCGCTACTGTGGGCGGAACATCGATCGACATGCGGGCCACCGCGACGATCCTGGACAAGAACTATGCCTTCGAGGGGCACTTCGCCAACTATAGCCAATCGTCAAGCCAACTGTCTGGTGACCTTGGAAGCAAATACACCGCCAATGCGCTCGGTATCGGGCGTCTCCAGTATGAGCTGGATTTTTACGTAGGGGGAGGAACATTCACCACGCCATACGCCATCTCGGAATTTGACCTGCTGGTCTACGATGTCGATGGCGAGGAGAGGTATAGCAAAGTCGAGCAATCGGAATCACTCAGTGCCTACACCCCGGACGGTCTGTACTGCTACCGGCTTGCCGACAATATTAACAGCGTCAAGGCTTCGCCGATCTCTGACGGCATCCGCTTTGATGGCCCCGGCTACAACCTCAGCTCGACGGATACCACCGCCGCTGTGCTGCTGACATACAAAAACAGCAGTCATGTGAAGCTGGTGTTCGAGTCAAACACATTCTCCGGAACCGTACCCAATCCTGTGTTCCAGGCAATTGATGGCGACAGCAGTATGCTCAAGGGGGATTACAGCAGCTTCGACACACCTGTCATCGTTCCAGAACCATCCGCTGCGGCATTGCTGGCCGTGACCGGGCTATTCACTCTTGGCAGGAGAAGGCGTGTCTGA